In Erigeron canadensis isolate Cc75 chromosome 1, C_canadensis_v1, whole genome shotgun sequence, a single window of DNA contains:
- the LOC122595102 gene encoding protein ALP1-like codes for MPGMLGSIDCTYVEWSACPRRLRGQYTRGDHNGPTIMLEITASQDLWIWHAFFGVPGSNNDINVLNQSDLYVTARNGTALDSSFRVNGRDYKHGYYLSDGIYNKWSTLVKAYPYPIDPKEKRFKKLQEAVKKDVERAFGVLKGKWKILQRPLRPLTKDKIGKYVHTCIILHNMIIKRDGRTISPVHIMDPPVQPVFDESVYAELIDEEVHHRLRYDLTEHVWAQDLAYLDD; via the coding sequence ATGCCTgggatgcttggtagcatcgatTGCACATATGTCGAGTGGTCGGCATGTCCTAGACGTTTGAGAGGACAATACACGAGGGGTGACCACAACGGTCCAACTATTATGCTTGAAATCACCGCGTCACaagatttgtggatttggcatgcttttttCGGTGTCCCGGggtcgaacaacgacatcaacgtgttGAACCAATCCGATTTGTATGTCACAGCGCGAAACGGAACGGCTCTGGATTCTTCATTCCGCGTGAATGGCCGAGATTATAAACATGGCTACTATCTTAGTGATGGGATCTACAACAAGTGGTCAACACTTGTTAAAGCATACCCGTATCCAATCGACCCTaaggaaaaaagattcaagaaattgCAAGAGGCGGTCAAAAAAGATGTCGAGCGAGCTTTTGGTGTCCTCAAAGGTAAATGGAAAATTCTTCAACGACCTCTTCGACCTCTAACGAAAGACAAAATTGGAAAGTATGTTCATACGTGTATTATcttacacaacatgatcattaaGAGGGACGGGAGGACAATCTCACCGGTCCATATAATGGACCCGCCAGTACAACCAGTGTTCGATGAAAGTGTGTATGCGGAGTTGATTGACGAAGAAGTTCACCATCGCCTTCGATATGATCTTACGGAGCACGTATGGGCTCAAGATTTGGCGTATCTcgatgattag